ttatgtctcactctttgcaaccccatggactgtagtctgccaggttcctctgtccatggaattctccaggcaagaagactggagtgggttgccatttcctcctccagagaaccttcctgatgcagggatcgaacctgggtctcatgcactgcaggcagattttttactgtctgagcagcCAGAGAAGCCCCACTTAGTACTGTGGAATCAGGCAGTTTATAACAAGGAAACAGCCTCTTCCCGTCCTCAGTACTGTGCCACTGCACAGTCATTTCCGGCTCTGTTAGCTTTTCTACAAATATGcttatacaatatttgttgtCCCCTGTCGTAACAGACGAGGCTTTAGCTCTCTCGTGGCAgcaccctgccccctcctcttctccccaaTTAGGTAAATCCATATTCACTATTTAGATTACTACATGACTCTCCACTGCAGAGCCAAGAATGGGGCTGTAACTAAATGAcctttttgtgtatttatttatttttcatggagTTCATAGTTGgcctgtttttttctcctttgcttagttttctgtgtatacCAGCTGATGGTTCTTCTCCCACCGGGTCCGACAGGTCCTCTGGGCGTGTCCCTTCATCCCCTGCTTAAGGGAGTGCCGTTTGTTTGCTAGAACTGCAGCAAGCACTTCTCCTGGGAATTCTGTTTACCATGTTCTGGGCCAGATTCCTCAATTCCTGGACCCTGTGTCCTTTTTCATAGTTCTTTTACCCCTCACCTGGTGAAGCACATCCACAGGTACCTTCTCTAAAACGTCACTAgagttgggctttcctggtggctcagtggtaaaagaatcagcctgcaattcaggagacctgggtttgactgcTGATCtgggagaatcccacatgccacggagcaactaagcccatgcacagctactgaacctgtgtgctctagagcctgaacCGCAGCGGATGAATcccgcacgccctagagcctgtgttccacaagagaagccaccgcaatgagaagcctgcgcactgcaactcgagagtagcccctgctcgctccAACTAGGGAAACGCCACGCGgcagtaaagacccagcacagccaaaaaataaattatttttaaaagaatcttcttAAAACTCACTggagttaaaaattttaagacaccATTTGTCTGAAGATTTTATTCACTTCATACATGTATGTGATAGTTTGGGTCGAAAATTGGAAGGTGAAAGTCATTTTTATGTAAGGAAATCATTTTTAAGGTAGTGCTCCCTTGTATTCTGATTTTTTCGTAATGCTGTTGAGAAGCTCCATGCCATTTTTGCTTCTGACTTTCTCTGAGGTTCTGAAACATCTGACACATTACCATGTGTCATTAGTTGTTATGCTGCGGGTGGAGGTTTGCATCCTTCAGTTCCAGAAAATTGTTTCTTGAGTgatttcttcccattttctctgttctttctggaATTCTGATGAAGCCCACCACTGATAAATAATAATTTCAGAGAGAACAGAACTGAATCATCTAATGTTCTTCTGTCTTCTCTTGTATTATCTTTTGGCTCTATTTTCTGAGAGATTTTTACCTTTCAACTCTTTTCTggaactgtttttaaaattctattttattttgttttttggctgcaccacatggtatgtagatctcagttccccagccggggatcgaacctgcaccctctttagtggaagcacagggtcttaactgctggaccactagggaattccctaaaattctgttattttaattcTCAGCTCTTTTTGTTCTCTGTTCAGTCTTTAATTAAGGTACCTTTTCAAGGACATAGTTGAGTTCAGCACCATCAATCAACTGGATTTAATTGACATCTACAGACTACTTCAACAACAccgaaatacacatttttttggaGCTCACATAgaacattcaccaagacagaTCATATTCTGTACCATAAAAACCACTTAACAGATTTAATAGAAATCATGAAGTGTCTGCTCTCACACCAAAATGtaaatcagtaacagaaaaataattggaAGCTTTCAAAATACTTGGAGATTAAAGAGTAGTCTTGTAAATAAtacatgggtcaaagaagaaatatcaaattttaaaatattttgaactaaattaaaatgaaaacaacttatcaaaatttgtgggagcAGTGAAAGCattgcttagagggaaatttatagcactgaATGGatatattacaaaagaaaaaagacctaaaatCAATAATCTACATTTTCACCATGggaaactaggaaaagaagagcaaaagtaaatccaaaataaaagaaaaagagcagaaatcaatgagattgaaaataggaaatcaacagagaaaaatcaatgaaaaccaaaagctggttctttgaaatctTAATAGAATCAACAAGAGAAACTGCCTATTTCCAAGTCTAGTACTGGGtagaagaggggggaaaaaaaatctctccggATAATTTTTAACCACATGCCTGCCTGAATAAGTCTGCAACCTGAATTGACAATACCTGGGTGATCCAAAACACCCCTAGCTGAGAATTTAAAGTGCCGGGTTGGTTTGTCATCAGGCAACTGATAAACATATTTCCTCTGTGGAGGAATTTACTTTTAACTCAATCTTAAAAAATCCCCATTGATAAAATTCCAAAAAGTATGAATTCACAGTCAAAACTCATGAATTGCAAGAAAATATGGCATTGTGAGCAAGAGCAAACGATAAACCTGCATAATCAGGCCTCAAAAACTTAAGGTACTGGAATTaccaaacaatataaaatatgtgttttcaatatatttaaagaaaaaggaaacttaaaATGTAAGACAGCAAGAGTATATAAAATAAGCAAGTCTGAAAAGGAACCAAACAATTTCTAGAAATGATAAAACATTTGACATGTAAAACTCAACAGATAAGTGGGTACAACcactaaaaacagaaacaagaaaaacttcaGTAGGTTGGTTTAGCAGCTGAAGAAGGACTTAACTGGGAGATAGATGTGTAGAAATTATCCAGAATGCCAGAAACAGAAAATACGAGCTATGTAAGAGACAAGGAGGATGGAGTAGGAAGGTCTAATCAGAGTTCCAGTGGGGACAGAGAAAGATGACGGAGAACTGAAGATAAGACAATTTTCTAGAACAGATGAAAGACATCAATTCATAGAATCAGGAAGCCTAAGGAATCCCATTAAGATAAGTACAAAGGAAACCACACTGGGACACCTCACAGTAAAGCTGCTGAATACCAAAGATAGATAAACCTTTAAAACGGTTGGAGACGAAAAGTATCTTCAAAGGAACAGTGAAGACAGCAGCAACAAAATGGAGACCATAAAGACAAGTTTTCAGTATATGGACAGGAAATAACTATTAGCCTGGGATTCCACATCCagcaaaaaataactttaaatgaaaaattaaaaaactagaaaagacAGGTGATGGCACAAAGGGGTAGAAATTTATCCAATAacttaattaaaatagaaaaagtgacTAAATACttcaaagagaaaacatttaaaaatccctATTCAGGCCATTCTTAGGAGGCAGagaatgaaagtaaaaggataaaaCTCAGCATATTTGGAACAGAAGGGAAATTTCTCAGCCtaataaaagacttttttttttctttttttcacgaAAACCAGCAaatatatttaatggtgaaatattGAAATTATTCCCTCTAATGTCAGAAGCAAGTCAAGGGTGCCCATACTTTCCTCCACCCAGACAGAGaggcaagaaaaataagagatataaaaagtaaaatggaagatttttttttaatcatagagaTGATAATACATACAGAAAACTCAGAATTttcaagtaaattttaaattttaggttTCTTGgacataaaaaaattattttcataagcCATGAATAACAGCAGCACAATATCAAGTACTTAAGTTTAACcaatttatgagaaaaataactttattgaaaACATAATGGAGAGATGCACCATGTTCACGACTGGAAACTTCAATCTCATGTTGATGTTGATTTTCCCCAAACTGATAATATAGATTCAGTTGGGTTCAGTCACAGTTTCAAAGGGGTTTTTATTGATAGAACGTAACAAgcagattctaaaatttatatggaagagCAAGGGCCAAGTATAGATCTTAGGGGAACACACACAGGTAGATAAAATGATCAGTgggacaaaagagaaaaataaattgtatatttGATGGATTACTATACAGCAAGCAAAAGGAATGCCTTACAGCTACATGTATTAATTTGGGTAAATGTCAGAAACATGGTattaaaggaaaaagcaaattgcAGTAAAATAAACATGGTGTAGCTTCATTTATATAAAAGTCAGAAACATGCAAAACTTCTATAATAAATCACAGAGCAAGCAAGGGAATGATTCAGCAGCAGTGTTTCCTCTACCAGGGAGACGTACAGCAGGGACTAGAAAGGAAAGGGTatccacctgcattgggagcgcggagtcttaaccgctggactgccagggaagtctgggtGTCCATTTCTGAAGTGGGCGTGGGGAGggtgttctttaaatatttccttgCATCTCTTCACTATTTaattcaaaaccaaacaaaacaagaaaagattCTAGAGGATGGGGgtaaagcagagaaggaaacggGAAGTCTGCCAGAGCTTATGTACAAAGAGACAGCTACAGCAAGTTCCTAATAGAGTTAAATAGTAATAGTGCATGctgtttaaaaaagcaaagtcCTAGCAGCTCAAACCTTCGGGGGCATGGGCAGAGCCTTGGGCTTCTCTGAGGGTTCTTGGAAGGCAACCTGCCATGTCATCGGAGGGCTACCCCCTGCCTCAGCAGCATTTGTAGATTTTAACTCAACCCGACTTTTGGtccagccccaccctccccagtTCCCCCAAGACACAAAGCTTCTTCAAAAGCCCACACCTCCACCGCAGTGGGGTAGCTGCTTGGCTGCAAGGGGTCAGGTGGGTCCTGTGGGGAGGGACAGTCTAGCTGCTCCTCACAGAGACCTTAAATCAGTCCCTCTTGTCGGCCCCAAACCTCGCCTTCCATGGTGCTGGTGGAACACCAGACCCTCTCCAGGGCCTCTGCAGGGCTTGGGGATTTGGTGGACTCTTGGCCCCTCCCTCGGGGAACACTTAATTGCAGCGTCTGGTTCTCTGGGAGGGTAAATGAGCCTCTATCCACTTTTCATCTCTCGAGATGTTGTCAGGTTCTTTGGTCTACTGCTGTCTCCctattttctgtttgtaaatttatatcatttttcatttctttactatCATTTTAGATTTTAAGAGGAAACAAGTAAACTTACATGGCTAAACTTGCCACGTGTAACGGGAAGTGTCTACTCACTATATTTAAATAAGTGTTTAACCAGGAGCTCCCGAAGAGGACAGAGAGGAGGAGCTTAGCCATCTCGGCACCATCCTGCACAGATGCTTGAacatccctccccccaccacccggATTTCTCTGCCTTGATTTTTTTGGTCAGGCAAAAAAGGGTGAAGTACAAAGTGCAAAGATCTGGGTTCATAACTGGACTCCTCCATTTACTACCCCGTGAAATCTTATCACATCACCTCTCGGAGCGTTAACGTTCTTCACTGGCATAATTGCTGCCCAGGGTACTGGGTTAGCTGGAGACAAGTTCAGTGAGGTTGTGGCTGCTGACAAGCTCCTCACTATAAAGCACTCAACCTGGGAAGAAGTGTGGGTTCTCATACCCCTGGACCACTACATTCTGTCTTAGCCTGCTGTACCCTGACTCCCCAGCCCCcctgccccaaggccacaggAGGCAGAGCTCTGGATCCTCACACCCTCAGGCATTTTGTGGTTCCCAGGCCTGACagtcaaaggaaacaaaaacagcagCCCGGGCCACGGAGGAGGACCAAAAACCCACAAAGCTGGAGGGAGTTCCAGAACCAAGTGGGCACTTTATTAACCTGGCGATGGGGCAGCCAGGCAGGCTGAGCAGCCCCTTGCCAGACCTTTCACAGTCCTCAGGGGCCACTGACAGAGGCTGAATCGCAGGGCCCAAGCCCTGGACCCTAGGAGTCCAAGCTGGGCATGGGCAAGCCCAAGGGTGGTGATGGGAGTTGCTGAAAGCAGGCATCAAGTACCAGCCTGCCTCCCtctgaggctgggggtgggggtgggcctgaAATGAGTTACAAGTCCCCTCTCCTCGCCTGGGGCAGCTTGTACAAGCTCAGGTGCTTCCTGGAGTCAGGAAGCCATGAGTCCCACGTCGGCTGCGGTCTGGAAGGTGATCCCGTCCCCCGGCAACGGGGAGGCCAGAAAGGGCCAGAGCCAGACGAGGACCCAGCGGGGCCCCAGAGCTGCCTGCAGGTTGTGGCAGGGGCCCAGGTCGTACACGTGCTGGCCCCGAGCCCACTCCCACGTGGTCTGGCCCCTGAGCAGCAGCATCCCGTGGAAGAGCAGTCCGGCCCCGCACAACAGCGCGCCCGCCACGCACGTGTCAGTCACGAAGGCCAGGGCGAACTGTGCCAAAGACACTCTGCCTGCAGGGGGAGAGCAAAGAGGGTAAGGGAGCAGCAGCAGGCCCAGCCCTCCCAGagcctggcccctgccctcctcccgtCCCCTCCTCCGCCATGGAGCAGGGCGCGTTCTTCTGCTCAGCGACCTGCAGAGTCACTGCTCCCTGGCCAGCTTGTGCTGGCTAATGGGAACACACTGGTGAACTGGGCACACACGGCCCCCTGCCCTAGACACAACCTTCACTCCTGCACCACGCCCTTGTGAGCACCCCCCACGAACACCAGGCTAGCATCTCCAGTCTCAGGGAACTCACAAGAGATTCAAGAGATCATGTCTCAGTTACTTAATGACAAGACAGCTGTGATGGGTGTGATGCCAGCAAAAGCATCCTGGACCATCCTCATCTATAACAGGTAATAAGTATCAGCTGAACCAGTGAACTGCAAGATGCTGTGAAATGTTTCACCAAGCGAGAGAAGTCCGACACAAAAGGTCACGTATTATATGGTGCCATTGATACGAAATGTCCCaaataggcaaatccatggagacagaagatcagtggttgccaggggctgggggcactcgagggtgggggatggggagtgactgcttaaGGGGTAGAGGCTTTCTTTTGGGGGCAATGAAAATGGTCTggaattagacagtggtgatggctgGACTACACTGTGAGTATACTAGAGACAGCTGAATTGTGCATTTGAAAATGGTTACAATTATGAGTTTCATGCTATGTGaatttttcttcagttaaaaGAGCTggcttcactgctcacctgaaattatcacaacattggtAATCGGCTATAcctcaacacaaaataaaaagttcaaaataaagacagagctgagcttctctggtggctcagtggtaaagaatccacctgccaatgcagggttcgattcctggtctgggaagacccgcATGTCACGGAGcatctaagcctgtgtgccacgactattgagcctgtgttctagaaccTGGGCACTGCAAGGACTGAAGtttgcacaccctagagcccttgctctgaaacaagagaagctactgcaatgagaagcccgcactgcaactagagagtcgtccctgctcaccacaactagagaaagcctgctgaGGCAAAGAatacccaatgcagccaaaaacaatgaatgaattaaaatgcaaaaattagtTTATATAAAAGAGCctatggtgggggtggggagatgacATGCAAACTTATTAAGAGGCTCAGGGAAATAAACTTCATCTGTTTTAAGAGAGTTGTCTATTTCGGGTGGTGTCTGaagtttgccttttcatacttttcatggggttctcaaggcaagaatgctcaAGTGGCTCGCcaatcccttctgcagtggacgaTGTTttgtcaaaccagtccatcctaaaggaaatcaactctgaatattcattaaaaggactgatgctgaagctgaagctccaatactttggccacctgatgcgaagatgtgactcactggaaaagaccctgacactgggaaagactgaaggcaggaggagaaggggacaacaaaggatgagatggttggattgcatcactgacttaatggacctgagtttgagcaaactccagaagatagtgaaggacagggaagcctggtgtactgtagtctatggggttgcaaagagctgggacacgactgaatgactgaacaacaagtgaaAGTTGAGGAGGTATTTGCTAGGTGAAGAGAGGAGAAAATACTCTGTTtgaaggtcctgaggcaggatgGAGAGATGTCTGCAAAACTACTGAGTGGATGGTTCTGGAAGCTCAGGAGAGAAGCCCAGCTTGGATGTGCAGATTTGTGAGTGGTTGGTACCCAGGTGGTTCTGAGATCCAGCAGAGTGTGTAGGGAGATGAGAACGGTGCCTCAGCCAGGAAACCAGGTCTTTGGGGACCAGAGAGAGGGAAaccagaaaggaaggaggaaactCAGAGTACAAGCTGTCAGTGACGTCCAGGTAGAGTCCTTTCAGGAGGTGGAAGGCCATCAGTGGTAGGAGGCTGAAAGGTCTCATGAAGCAAGAAGAGAACTCAGAAGGCTCCTCTGGGTTTCATGGAGACAGAGGCCAGGGGACTGTGGCAGTGTTGAAGAATGGGTGGGGGCAGGAGCCAGTTTGGaacaggggtggggagaggcaaggAAAAGTAGCCTCTGAGCCCAGCCAAGTTCTTTGACTTGGCAGCTAATGGAAGAGCCAGAAAGCctgagctggaggaggaggacaTAGGATGAGAGAGGCCTGGTACCAGCTGGAAAACCCAAAGGAGGCCCAGGAAGGCAGCCTGGAGTGGCCGGAGGAGAGGCGACCCACAGTGTGAGGCCTCCAAGCAGGGAGAAGGGGCTGGGTACCCAGGGAAGTTGGGGTAGTCAGCCTCCGCCCCGGGACAGGACAGCCAATTCTGAACTACTTTTCTCTGTGATGGATTTTTAAGAGAGATGGGGGTTTGGAGGACAGGAAAGTGGGAAGGTTTGAGCTGCAGTGGAGGACAACCAGGAACTACTGAGGGCCTGCTGAGGTCACAGCCGTGAATGTGACAAGTATCAGCTGTCACGAAGGACCAGGCATGTCTGGCAGCTCTAAGGAGACACAAGGGCAGacacagaggagccaggaaggcACAGTGGAAGGAAGATGGAGCCGAGAGGCCGGAGATGCTGCAAGAGGTTGGTGGAAATGAGGGCGGTGAAGTGGCAGGTGCTGACGGACAGAAAGGTGAGGCCCAGGAGCTCCTGTCACAGAGTAAAGAGTGAGCTGGgtaggagaggaggtgggagcagagaggaggtGACTGATGGGGTGATTTGGGAGGTGACACATTTTGGATTCTGATGGActggggtgggatgtgggaggcGAAGATAAGAAACTGGGCCATCGGGGCCATTCACCCAGACTTTTGGATGCCGATGCACTCAACAAGGCCCAGGGCTGAGAGAGACTTGGTGATGGACTGTCTTCAGTGACTGTGGGGAGCAAGTGGGAAACCGTGGATGACCAAGGGGGGTCATTCGTTCAGAGAGGAGCAGCTGAGGGCTTGAGTGTCCATGGAGGCAGGGAGGTCACTGAGGAGGGCAGTGCAGGAAGCCAGGGTCGGCAGAGGAAGGCCCTGACAACCCCACTGGGCCTCCTCCCAAGGTCTCCCCTGGGCCGCAAGGAGGGGATCCTGGGGACAGAGCTGGGTCTGGATAGGATAAGGAGACATACTCGCTGTTCGGGGTGGTCCGGAAGTTTAGTAACTGCAGGACAAGGTTACAGAGAAGACTGTGGACAGCTCAGGAGGAAGGGGTTGGGGAGAGGAATCCCAAAGCATCACGGGGGGCATCATGGGGGCAGAGGACAAAGTAGGAAAGGCCAGTGGGGTTTCTGTTTTCGGTGGTGTCGGAGGAGAGTATGTTCATCCAGAACACAGCCACTCAAGCAGCCTCCTGATCCAAGACGTCCCCTCCCAACTTCCAAACACCGGACCTCTGCCTGCCTGTAACCTTCActggctccccactgcccagCCAAGTGAGGGCCATCTCCTCACGTCACATTCAAGGCCCTCCATCACCCAGTCCTCATCTACATCCTAGCCTTAATCCTCACGTTTCCCTCCAAATGTCTTCCCTGCTCTCAACCTCCAAGTCTGTGTTCACGCTACTTCTCTAGGTCTGAATGCCACCTCCCTACTGAGAATactccctcaccatcccatctGCCCCGCCCAGTGAAATCCCACCAGTCTTTCCTCCTCTGATTCTCTCAGCCAGAGCTCTGTACCTGTGTCCAGGCCCTGTGATTTACCAGACTGCACACCCACGTGAATACCCAGCTGCCCCTGCCTCCTGAAACTGACCTTGGGACTGGGTCCCTAGGGCACTACCTGGAGAACCCGCCAGGAATCCCATTGCCCACCAGGATGGGCCTCGGCCTCTGTGGGGAGGTTCTCCCGACCCTCCcccccatatacacacactccCCCACATCCAGGGCTCCCCACCTGTGAGCAACATGAGCCAGGGCAGCAGGAGCAGGGCGGCGGTATGGAGGGGTGTGTGGGCTCGCAGCAGGGCCGACAGGGCCGGGCCCAGCAGCACAGAGGCATGCAGCAGGACACCCGCGCCGtggagcaggagacacaggaagggCCGGTAGTTGCGGAAGCCCACGCAGCGGCCCAGCAGGCGGCAGTGGTGGTCCCGGCGGAGGATGCAAATGCGGCAGGCTGAGCAGTGCCCACTGCGCGGCGGCACCTGGCTTTGGCACTGGTAGCAGTAACTGCAGGGAAGGAACCACAGGATCAGTCCCTCCAGAAGCTCGGAGAGCCCATCATGGTGCCTGGATCAGCCCCTGAGCCCATCCTGGGGAACCAGGCACAGCCCCTTCCCTTGCTAAGCTTCAGGTTCTTCACGGGGGAGTAAATGCAGGCTGAACACCACTTCCCAAGCCTTTCCACTTCTAGCACAGCAGGTCTGACAATGCCAGTCCTGAGGTCTTTGGCTGGTTTCTGACATCTGGGAGCAAACTTTTGTCCTCCACTGTTACCAGCTTGGTCCAAGTCACCGTGAACTCTGCCCTGAATTATTGCAACAGCCTCTTGACTGGTCTCCCTGATTCCACCTTTATCCCCTCTACTGTAGTCTCGCCCCAGCAGCCAGACCAATCCTTTAAAAATctaaggggaattccctggcgatccagtggttaggactcctcactttcattgctgagggtctgtgtttgatccctggtccaggaagtaaaatcccacaagcctGACAGCGagaccaaggaaaagaaataataaaataaaatctaaatcatatgcctcctctgctcaaaaccttgAGATGGCTCTCCATTTCACTTCTGGTAAAAAGCAAAGTCTTCAAAGTCTGTTTACAAAGTCTTTATATCTCTAAACTCTCTTCTCCCCCTGCACACCACCTCAGCCACACTGGCTGTCTTGCTGTTCCCGAAACATGCTGGGCACACAActgcctcagagcctttgcaTCGCCTGTCCCTTCTGCCTGGCACATTCTTCCCCCAGATGAATATGGCTAACTCTCCCTtctccttcaagtctttgctcaaacgCCACCTTCTCTATGAAACCTACCTTGACCACCCTATTTGAGACTGcactttttctgtttcctgaccACCAACACCTTCTAacattctgttatttatttatgaccCTGAAGTTTAtcatctgtcccctcccccactgaAATCAGGAATACGTTTTATTGTACCTCCAGTGCCTGGAATAGTACCCTGCACATAATAATGTGCTCAATAATATtcgtaagtgaatgaatgaaactcgTTCTGCCTTCTGGTTGTAAAAGAGTTCTCTGGCTCTAACAAGCGGCTCAAACACCTTCAGGTCCTAGGGCCCTCCCC
The nucleotide sequence above comes from Cervus canadensis isolate Bull #8, Minnesota chromosome 29, ASM1932006v1, whole genome shotgun sequence. Encoded proteins:
- the ZDHHC24 gene encoding probable palmitoyltransferase ZDHHC24, translated to MGQPWAVGTAEAAPARLPLVLTALWAAAVGLELAYVLVLGPGPPPLGPLARTLQVALAAFQLLNLLGNVGLFLRSDPSIRGVMLAGRGLGQGWAYCYQCQSQVPPRSGHCSACRICILRRDHHCRLLGRCVGFRNYRPFLCLLLHGAGVLLHASVLLGPALSALLRAHTPLHTAALLLLPWLMLLTGRVSLAQFALAFVTDTCVAGALLCGAGLLFHGMLLLRGQTTWEWARGQHVYDLGPCHNLQAALGPRWVLVWLWPFLASPLPGDGITFQTAADVGLMAS